TGCAAGAGAAGGCAGGCACCATTTCAAGTCACGAAATTTCATACTCCTAGCGAGAGTGATTGATTTATGTAATTTGTTACAAGTCAATGGTTTCTCAGAATAtaccggccaaaaaaaaaaatttttttgcttgGTCAGTATTCTTCTAAGCCCATTTCAGACGGTGGCATCATGGTGCTTCAGGGCATTTTTTAATGATTCAAAACACGTTACAGTCAACTATATGccttgttagagatatgccatAAAGCGACTATGTAGTAGTtatatgttagggatttcagttatattttcaatttcttatttaattaatggcaaagacgtatttattcatttgtccaattatttacttatatgaataaattccataagatcaattgtggctggacctattcttgagacgttgagaatatgtgtgacgggttcacaattagactgaatctttaaactgttcctagtcgatggatcattgaatggatatcaatgatcctattgagaccggtgtgttcttaacttcaccattaagtattggatatttAAGAGAATGATGAGTCACAAgccattgggtattgcgatgctcgagttagaacacaggtgcttgtactagacaagttcaccgaacgtgacacgCGTTGAATGATTAgtgacatggaagcttttagcgtagTCAAtatctaattgttcatgctttgatcttgtgtaaataatccttagacatgaggcacagtgttgacttgtgtgttggatggctatggttcacgaggacgcatattgacggttcgtcgatccgtctatatacttgatggtcatagttcatgcacatatgAAGTCACGCGTGTGCGCAAAATGAAatttgtctccttgtcacatgtaagatatgatatcctatgcaatttaattatgacaatgcattgaaatcctagGCCGATGTtataaccgagaatgaaatgttcatgtctcgtatgaaTGCTTGTctattagatttgtgcatatgatcgaattggtgacttgacaaatattccatagTCTTTGTTcaatcgggatatagtaagatagagggattgaattacactataGCCAAAGTTGAcatgttcattatgttcttaaagcattcacactcgggtagccatgacatattgctagatgtcactcatgacttgtaggacctagagattgatcgggacaatcaattctcttggaagtactaatgtgttagtgcatgtttTATCGCCAACTcaatgatgaacctagggatgtcacacatcTTAACCAATGCATGACGATACTGAATGTgaaagacgatattgcaaatatgtttgcaatcacgactatcaAATTAGTCggactaaaattagattaaatgagatttaatttaattctattTTCGGTCAATACGTGCATATAATGACATACACGTATTGTCcggacacatattgatgtgcccaatTTGCACACATAAGGGTGGtgtaccttttgtttttatgataataataattgttattattacttgtttaaaaaaaaaaaaaggtaatgcACTACGTGGCCAGCAAGTAGTTGCTGACCACACGGTCAACAACTACTTGCTGATCGCTTGTGCAGTGCACGATATAATCGTGCACAAAAATGCACAATGCGCACGATCCGAAAACGACATGATCGTGCGCGTGATGCATTGCAGACCAAAGAAATTAATTTGCAAAAACGTTGCAgagtttatttttcttgaggtgtGCGCATGTGTGCTTAAAAAGTAtgagaaaaaccagaaattTCTCTCTGCACTTTTATTCTTGCATTGACCGAAAGAAAATTGAGCGTGCGAAAAATtattccacaatattgctagcataattcaagtggtgattctcgtgttcgttcttccgttcatcGTTGCAACtagtggtgtgtccgaactagaggctcgACACTTATGGGGCTCGGGTCGAAGAACGTCCGAACATTTTCGTTTCAAACACGCTTCAAGAAGTAATCCGTTAACCCTTTTTATCAATATATGATTTTCAATTGAAACGCATGAATTACGCTTCtggagatacatgtatgggtttttatttatttccgctgcatttgattatttttatatatatttttgcctGTACATGTTATGCGAATCCCAACAGGTCCATGCTTTTCTATGGTCGATGTAACTCCACCTATCAAAATGAATTCTCTTCTAGTTAGAACCAGGATCTTAAAAGGAATCCAATAacgaaaaatcacaaacatAACTAAATGAGATTGCTTGTCATGCTAGATATATATAACGATATTTCGCTCACAAAACCAATATTATTTTGTCTATAGATCTTTCTTATGGCCCGCTAGTCAAATATTCAGAATAGGTGTTCGGAAATATTCCTTAGTTAAATCCAAATGAATATATCAATGATGCTCGGAGCTAACTATAGTCCGTTAATATATAAATTTTCATCTTACAATATTTCATTTATGAATTTCATAAACGGGtcttgattttgttactttatatgtgattgtattatttttttcccatttaccaaaagaaaagggatcTTAAGATGTATCGACTAGATCGTCCTgaagaaaatctcaaaaaatcatttcactGGGGATTAGGTGATTGGGATTTAAACGACGAGTCGGTGGAGTCAATTCTCGGTACGTGGGGGAAAGGTCAAAGTCAAGCCCGACGTGGGGACACGAGTATGCGCACAGCTCAGCTGGACCCACCCCAACCACCGGTGGGAATTCAGCGTTGACCTGGGCAGGCAAAATCAAATTGTCACAAGCAAATGAAAGCCAATTGTCAGTGATAATCTCTCGTAAACGTCATCAAGATTAGTCCAATTATCATTTTCCTAGTGTGAAATGGAGTTCAGTTCGAATGTTCTTTCCATACTCGAAGACATTAAAAAGTAGTAGACGATAAACCGTCTGATATAAGAATCACGAAACAGCCTTCTCTGGCCCAAAAGATGGATCCTAGGTTGTTTGAAGCATCCTACACGGGGAATGTCGATCGGTTGTACTCCTTGGTCAAAGAAAATGTCCTCATCCTCAATGCCGCTTCTCTCGCCGAGGGAGACAACCCGCTGCACGTCGCCTCGATGGCCGGCCACGCGAGTTTTGCCCGAGAAGTCCTGAAACTGAGGACGGAGTTCGCCAATGAGCTGAACCAGGACGGTTTCAGCCCCCTGCACATCGCTGCAGCGAGGGGCGACGTGAATATGGTTCGGGAGCTTTTGAAAGTAGGCAGTCGCTTGTGCCTTGTGAAGGGGAGAGAGGAAaggattcctctccactattcgGCCATCAAAGGGAGGGGCGAAGTCCTGAAGGAGCTGGTCTCGGCTTGTCCTGATTCCCTCGAGGAAGTGACTGCTCGGCGGGAGAGCGTGCTCCACCTCGCGGTGAAAAACAGCCAGTTCGAGGTGTTCAAGTTGCTGGTGCAGCAGCTGAAGTGGTTGAACAAAGAGCACGTCTTGAATTGTCGGGACGGCCAAGGGAACCAGATCTTGCACCTCGCGGTGGCTAGAAAGCAATACGAGGCAAGTTGCCCAGTTCTTTTGACCCGTTTCATTTAATCATATCGGTTCCTCTTCTCTGTTCTTGCTGTTTGTTCCGACAGTAGTTCATGTTAGTATGGTACTCAAGAGGCAAGGGTCGAACGCTTGCTTCTGCTAAAGTGTCGAGATCGCAACGAGAGTGTTGGATGATAAATAATATATGTTCTTGAATCGAACAGGTAGTCGAGTTCCTGGTCTCGGGCGATCCAATTGAAAAAGATCTGATTGAAGTGAACGCCAGGAACGAGGCTGGTCTAACGCCTCTAGACATTCTACTGCTCATTAACAATGAAACCGGTGATGTGGAAATCGCTGAAATCCTCACGCGATGTGGAGCCACGAGAGCAACGGGATTACCTTCTGTGGTGACGGTGGCGACTGAAGACCCAGAACCCCGTACCGGTCAATCAAACGGACATCACTTGCAATCACCCGGACGTCACAATTCACGCAGGACTTGGACCTCCCGTTGCACAAGTTTCTTGAGGGTCAAGGAAGAGAGAACCCAATGGTTGGAGTACTTCAAATACAAAAGAGAAAGGGACTCCCCGGGTGATGTGCGGAACGCCTTGCTTGTCGTTGCCGCTCTCATCGCAACCGCTACCTACCAAGCTGTGCTTCAGCCGCCGGGCGGACTTTGGCAGGACAATTCAGGGCCCTCAAGTAACAGCACCGGTGCCACGAACAATGGGACCGCATCGTACAAAGCCGGCCAGGCGGTTTTGGGAACGGAGAACCCAGTCTCGTACatcctcttcctcatcttcaacTCCGTCGGATTCTTCGCCGCTATCCAGATGATCTACAACCTCACATTTGGATTCCCGATGCAAATGGAGCTGCAAGTCGCGCTTTTCGCCCTGGTAGCAATGTACGACACCGCGATGGTCGGCCTCACGCCCAACACTtccttcaacttcttcttcGTCGGTCTGTCGATATTTTTGCCGGTCATAATCGGCCTCGCACGTCTCTGGGTGAGAACATGAGCTAGTCCAACGCATAGGACATGGTTTAATTAAGACTATGAAACATATTTGTGTATTCTTACCTCGGTCTCTTGCAACCTAAGAACTTGAGAGGGATTGAATTATTGTAAATGAAGCCACCCATTGTTGAATATGCTGGAATTTAGTCAATGTGATGTTTGCCTTTTATCCATGAAAACATGAGGCTTTTCCAGCAGAAAGATTATTCGAAAAGCCATTATGAGATATTTTCACTAGAGGTCCtcaaacttatcacgaaagtacaattgagtctcaaaacttgcaaaaagtataattgagtcctaaaacttgtcaaattggtacaatcaagTTCTTCCATTAACAACgtccaatttgactaatggaaaatgccaatttttttttaaaaaagattatttgagtgccaattcCGGTGAGTTTCGCCAAAAATCTAACATGGCATCTATATGGGTAGTCGGAGGATCctagttagcaataaaaaaaagctgaaaattaattaaaaaatgccacataataTTAAACAGAATTAAGAATAagctaaaactaaaaaaagaaaaaaagaatgtaCAAGTTGCAGCGGCAAGGGCTTGCACAACCCTTGTCGTCATCGCTCCACCATTGCTGGCaatggtcggcgagggtgggggatgggcTGGTGGGAGTTGTTGAGCCCCGACCGGTGGTCACCGACCCCACCGTTGGCTAGCAAGGGCTCGACCTCATAGATCTGGAgtggaggaaagaaaaataaagaattacCTCCCgaatgagatagagagagatgtaGAGAGGCAAGTGGAGGGAGCAAGGAAAAGCAGAGTCGAAGTCGGCGAGGATCTTGTGGAGAGGGCGAGAGTCCCGCTTTAGGAGCTTCAGGAGTTTGTATGAGTCTTCATCGTTCACGATCTCGAGCATCATCGATCTTCTCCTTGATGCTCACAAATAATGGGGATGAGAGGGAGATTTGCTTCGCGCGAGAGTGGACCGGCGACACTTGACGCGACTCGAGTCATCTTCTCTTCCAGAGTGATGGCGGAGATGCAAAGTTCCATTCGCAAAAGGAGAGTGTCTTTGACTTGGGAGAGTTGGGGTTTGTTCAAGAACTGGAGCAATTTGGCAAGGGCCCGACCTCGCAGGCCCTTTCGTTGGGCTCACCCAGTCGcgatgaggctcgacctcaccagaTATGCGAGGTCAAGCCCTCGCCAGCCAATACACTGATCCATCCCCCACCCTTGCCAGCAATAGCCGGAGATGGTGGGCGGTGACGATGGGGGCACAACTCTCGCTGCTGTGCGAAGCAAttcttcctcattttttttaatttagtttttaagcttattttttaaatttattttaaatttttaaaaaaattaggttaatttgtaaaaaattcagtccacatggactgaatttttttaataaaattgccacgtggactaacaattttttttttaaaaaccacataatattaaaatattactaaaaaatgcTAGGTAGACTGTTTGGCTGAAATTTTTGGTCGTTGGCACtaaagcaatcatttttctccaatttgacaaTTAAGTGAGCCAGCGAAAAATATTGATACCAAAATGAGCGCTGTACATTAATATTGTCACTTGAGCTGTCCTTTTGCTAGTTATCCACTCTATTTGACAGTTAGCATATTAACGagttttcttatctttttctaa
The sequence above is drawn from the Rhodamnia argentea isolate NSW1041297 chromosome 9, ASM2092103v1, whole genome shotgun sequence genome and encodes:
- the LOC115755585 gene encoding ankyrin repeat-containing protein BDA1-like, translated to MDPRLFEASYTGNVDRLYSLVKENVLILNAASLAEGDNPLHVASMAGHASFAREVLKLRTEFANELNQDGFSPLHIAAARGDVNMVRELLKVGSRLCLVKGREERIPLHYSAIKGRGEVLKELVSACPDSLEEVTARRESVLHLAVKNSQFEVFKLLVQQLKWLNKEHVLNCRDGQGNQILHLAVARKQYEVVEFLVSGDPIEKDLIEVNARNEAGLTPLDILLLINNETGDVEIAEILTRCGATRATGLPSVVTVATEDPEPRTGQSNGHHLQSPGRHNSRRTWTSRCTSFLRVKEERTQWLEYFKYKRERDSPGDVRNALLVVAALIATATYQAVLQPPGGLWQDNSGPSSNSTGATNNGTASYKAGQAVLGTENPVSYILFLIFNSVGFFAAIQMIYNLTFGFPMQMELQVALFALVAMYDTAMVGLTPNTSFNFFFVGLSIFLPVIIGLARLWVRT